One genomic segment of Arthrobacter sp. Marseille-P9274 includes these proteins:
- a CDS encoding ABC transporter permease encodes MTLRNDQAGPAPSPTGGLRLGAPRRPLGSLYSGNVRAVVGRGLKATWGSNWAVMASGFVEPVLYLIAMGIGLGSLVGTVEGPGGTEISYIAYIAPALLAVSAMNGAVYDSTWNVFFKLNFARLYQGMLNTSLGPLDVALGEITLALLRGALYSTGFTAVMGMMGLLTTPWALLMIPASVLIAFGFASFGMGITSFMKTFQQMDWINFLMLPMFLFSATFYPLSVYPEPIQWLVQAMPLWHGVELLRQISAGAFTSATGIHVLYYVVMIGLGLVLTTGRLRTLFLK; translated from the coding sequence ATGACCCTCCGCAATGACCAGGCCGGACCGGCACCGTCCCCGACCGGCGGGCTACGGCTGGGCGCCCCGCGCCGCCCCCTCGGCTCCCTCTACTCCGGAAACGTCCGTGCCGTCGTCGGACGCGGACTGAAGGCGACCTGGGGGAGCAACTGGGCGGTCATGGCCAGCGGCTTCGTCGAACCGGTGCTGTACCTGATTGCCATGGGGATCGGGCTCGGCTCGCTGGTGGGAACCGTGGAGGGCCCCGGCGGCACCGAGATCAGCTACATCGCCTACATCGCGCCGGCGCTGCTGGCCGTCTCCGCGATGAACGGCGCGGTGTACGACTCGACCTGGAACGTGTTCTTCAAGCTCAACTTCGCCAGGCTCTACCAGGGCATGCTGAATACCTCGCTGGGGCCGCTGGACGTCGCGCTGGGCGAAATCACGCTGGCCCTGCTGCGCGGCGCGCTCTATTCCACCGGCTTCACCGCAGTGATGGGCATGATGGGCCTGCTCACCACGCCGTGGGCGCTGCTAATGATCCCGGCCTCGGTGCTGATCGCCTTCGGCTTCGCCTCGTTCGGGATGGGCATCACCAGCTTCATGAAGACGTTCCAGCAGATGGACTGGATCAACTTCTTGATGCTGCCGATGTTCCTGTTCTCCGCCACGTTCTACCCGCTCAGCGTCTACCCGGAACCGATCCAGTGGCTGGTCCAGGCGATGCCGCTCTGGCACGGCGTGGAACTGCTGCGCCAGATCAGCGCCGGCGCGTTCACCTCGGCCACCGGCATCCACGTCCTGTACTACGTGGTCATGATCGGACTCGGGCTGGTGCTGACCACCGGCCGGCTGCGCACGCTGTTCCTGAAGTAG
- a CDS encoding ABC transporter permease, whose protein sequence is MTEPQRPTLREADATAPLLSLRVPLTPEESAAKARRFGSLYFAEHWLRTMRGYGWTVLMTAVGTPLVYLFAMGVGLATLIDANTGASLGGGSGAGLPYLVFVAPALLATAGIMVASEENTYSVMSGFKWRRTYYGPNASPLSSAQLVNGHSLGVLFRLLLTTGLYYLFLLLFGAVPEPAGWLMIFTAALGGMAFGLPLMAYASSIVEDKGQFAMVQRFVVMPLFLFSGTFFPLASMPWAVQWIGWISPLWHSTELGRVLSYGYAEPAWLTAVHVLYLAVLAAAGWVLAKRNYSRRLGQ, encoded by the coding sequence TTGACTGAGCCGCAGCGGCCGACGCTCCGGGAAGCCGACGCGACGGCGCCGCTGCTTTCCCTGCGGGTGCCGCTGACCCCGGAAGAGTCCGCCGCCAAGGCACGGCGGTTCGGCTCCCTGTATTTCGCCGAGCACTGGCTGCGCACCATGCGCGGCTACGGCTGGACCGTGCTGATGACCGCCGTCGGGACGCCGCTGGTGTACCTCTTCGCCATGGGCGTCGGGCTGGCCACGCTGATCGACGCGAACACCGGCGCCTCCCTCGGCGGCGGCAGCGGTGCCGGCCTGCCCTACCTCGTGTTCGTGGCGCCGGCATTGCTCGCGACCGCCGGCATCATGGTCGCCTCCGAGGAGAACACCTACTCGGTGATGTCCGGCTTCAAGTGGCGCCGGACCTACTACGGCCCGAACGCGTCGCCGCTCTCCAGCGCGCAGCTGGTCAACGGGCACAGCCTCGGCGTGCTGTTCCGGCTGCTCTTGACGACCGGGCTCTACTACCTGTTCCTGCTGCTGTTCGGCGCCGTCCCGGAACCCGCCGGCTGGCTGATGATCTTCACCGCGGCACTGGGCGGCATGGCCTTCGGGCTGCCGCTGATGGCATACGCCTCCAGCATTGTGGAGGACAAGGGCCAGTTCGCCATGGTGCAGCGCTTCGTCGTCATGCCGCTCTTCCTGTTCTCCGGCACGTTCTTCCCGCTCGCGTCGATGCCATGGGCCGTGCAGTGGATCGGCTGGATCTCGCCGCTGTGGCACTCCACCGAGCTTGGCCGGGTGCTCAGCTACGGCTATGCCGAACCGGCGTGGCTGACCGCGGTGCACGTGCTCTACCTCGCAGTCCTGGCGGCGGCCGGCTGGGTCCTGGCCAAGCGCAACTACTCCAGGAGGCTGGGCCAATGA
- a CDS encoding ABC transporter ATP-binding protein produces the protein MSHATVPKQLTKTVISARDLVKRYGDFAAVDGISFDVPAGESFGLLGPNGAGKSTTMRMIGGVSQRTSGGLSIMGLDPERNGPEVRAHLGVVPQQDNLDDEIRVRDNLIVYGRYFGLPYSYLRPKADELLEFAQLTDKAKARVDSLSGGMKRRLTIARSLINEPKILLLDEPTTGLDPQARHILWDRLFRLKEQGVTLVLTTHYMDEAEQLCDRLIVVDKGRIMAEGSPAALIHEYSTREVLELRFGSQRNSTVAGQLEGIGERLETLPDRVLVYANDGEAALEQVHYRGLHPVTSLVRRSSLEDVFLRLTGRSLVD, from the coding sequence GTGTCCCACGCCACAGTCCCGAAACAGCTGACCAAGACCGTCATTTCGGCCCGCGACCTCGTCAAGAGGTACGGCGATTTCGCCGCGGTCGACGGCATCTCCTTCGACGTGCCGGCGGGGGAGTCCTTCGGCCTGCTCGGGCCCAACGGCGCCGGCAAGTCCACCACCATGCGGATGATCGGCGGCGTCTCGCAGCGCACGTCGGGCGGGCTGTCCATCATGGGGCTGGACCCGGAGCGGAACGGGCCGGAGGTGCGGGCCCATCTGGGCGTGGTGCCGCAACAGGACAACCTGGATGACGAGATCCGGGTCCGCGACAACCTGATCGTCTACGGCCGGTACTTCGGCCTGCCCTACAGCTACCTGCGGCCCAAGGCGGACGAGCTGCTGGAGTTCGCGCAGCTGACGGACAAGGCGAAGGCGCGGGTGGACTCTCTTTCCGGCGGCATGAAGCGCCGGCTGACCATCGCCCGCTCGCTCATCAACGAGCCGAAGATCCTGCTGCTGGACGAGCCGACCACCGGCCTGGACCCGCAGGCCCGCCACATCCTCTGGGACCGGCTGTTCCGGCTGAAGGAGCAGGGCGTGACGCTGGTGCTCACCACGCACTACATGGACGAGGCGGAGCAGCTCTGCGACCGGCTGATCGTCGTCGATAAGGGACGGATCATGGCGGAAGGTTCGCCGGCGGCGCTGATCCACGAGTACTCCACGCGCGAGGTGCTGGAGCTGCGCTTCGGATCGCAGCGCAACTCCACGGTCGCGGGCCAGCTGGAGGGCATCGGCGAACGGCTCGAGACCCTGCCGGACCGGGTCCTGGTTTACGCGAACGACGGCGAAGCGGCCCTTGAGCAGGTGCATTATCGGGGGCTTCATCCGGTGACCTCGCTGGTGCGCCGCTCGAGTCTGGAGGACGTCTTCCTCCGGCTGACCGGCAGGAGCCTCGTTGACTGA
- a CDS encoding xanthine dehydrogenase family protein subunit M, producing MQIPAAFDYVRASSIDDALALLQQHGPESRVLAGGHSLLPMMKLRLARPEWLIDINELTELDYIRQDADVLRVGAMTRHTTLLESSDVGRLFPIVHDAEQVIADPVVRNRGTIGGSLCQADPAEDLSTVCRVLRAEAVIRGPGGERVLRMDEFHRGPYETALEQTELLCEVRLPVRQRSGSAYEKVERRVGDWAVAAAGAAVALAPDGTIDDAAVGLTAVGLEGTATEAEALLRGKRPAEELFAEAGRAAAAACDPVADQRGPVDYKRHLADELTRRVLRRACERAGAEQEG from the coding sequence ATGCAAATTCCTGCTGCCTTCGATTACGTCCGTGCCAGCAGCATCGACGACGCCCTGGCCCTGCTGCAGCAGCACGGCCCGGAGTCCCGTGTGCTGGCCGGAGGGCACAGCCTGCTGCCCATGATGAAGCTCCGGTTGGCCCGGCCCGAGTGGCTGATCGACATCAATGAACTGACCGAACTGGACTACATCCGGCAGGACGCGGATGTGCTGCGCGTCGGCGCGATGACTAGGCATACCACGCTGCTCGAATCCTCAGACGTGGGCCGGCTTTTCCCGATCGTCCACGACGCCGAGCAGGTGATCGCCGATCCCGTGGTCCGCAACCGTGGCACGATCGGCGGATCGCTGTGCCAGGCGGATCCGGCCGAGGACCTCTCGACGGTGTGCAGGGTGCTGCGGGCCGAAGCCGTGATCCGCGGGCCGGGCGGCGAGCGCGTGCTCCGGATGGACGAGTTCCACCGCGGCCCGTACGAGACCGCGCTCGAACAAACCGAGCTGCTGTGCGAAGTCAGACTGCCCGTCCGGCAGCGTTCCGGCAGCGCCTACGAAAAGGTCGAGCGCCGGGTCGGCGACTGGGCCGTGGCTGCCGCGGGGGCAGCGGTCGCACTGGCACCGGACGGAACCATCGATGACGCCGCCGTCGGACTCACCGCCGTCGGGCTTGAGGGAACGGCGACGGAAGCGGAAGCGCTGCTGCGGGGGAAACGTCCCGCCGAGGAACTGTTCGCCGAAGCGGGCCGGGCGGCCGCGGCGGCGTGCGACCCGGTGGCGGACCAGCGCGGACCGGTGGACTACAAGCGGCATCTGGCCGACGAGCTCACCCGGCGGGTCCTGCGCCGGGCCTGCGAGCGCGCGGGTGCGGAGCAGGAAGGCTGA
- a CDS encoding (2Fe-2S)-binding protein — protein sequence MQVSMKVNGEEVTREIEPRVLLVHFIREELGLTGTHWGCDTTNCGTCVVLLDGQPVKSCTVLAASADGHDIRTVEGLASNGSLDPVQQGFMAEHGLQCGFCTPGMMLTARALLDKNPHPDELQIRQAISGQICRCTGYATIVRSVQWAAEHPAGAGDATGTGTDEEEVPA from the coding sequence ATGCAGGTCAGCATGAAAGTCAATGGCGAAGAGGTCACGCGCGAGATCGAACCGCGGGTCCTGCTGGTCCACTTCATCCGCGAGGAGCTCGGGCTCACCGGCACGCACTGGGGCTGCGACACCACCAACTGCGGCACCTGCGTGGTCCTGCTGGACGGGCAGCCGGTGAAATCCTGCACCGTCCTGGCCGCCTCGGCGGACGGGCATGACATCCGGACGGTGGAAGGGCTGGCGTCGAACGGGTCGCTGGATCCGGTCCAGCAAGGCTTCATGGCCGAGCACGGGCTGCAGTGCGGCTTCTGCACGCCGGGCATGATGCTCACAGCCCGGGCCTTGCTGGACAAGAATCCGCACCCGGACGAGCTGCAGATCCGGCAGGCCATTTCCGGGCAAATCTGCCGCTGTACGGGGTACGCCACGATCGTGCGCTCCGTGCAGTGGGCGGCGGAGCATCCGGCCGGCGCCGGGGACGCAACCGGCACCGGTACCGATGAGGAGGAGGTGCCGGCATGA